From the genome of Thermogutta terrifontis, one region includes:
- the pap gene encoding polyphosphate:AMP phosphotransferase, which translates to MLELVDPCQKVKKQEYKNVFPTLEQKLAACQRAARAAGIPVIIVFEGWHAAGKGMVINSLAQVLDPRGFRVHLTLPRNEEEKRHPWMWRFWNRIPGAGEIAIFDHSWYQRVLDDFAEGRISKKEFRQAIADILEFERQLADAGTLIVKFWLHIDPRVQKKRLKALASSPATRWKVSPEQWKQNKKYKKWFNLANQVLEATSTFQNPWQIVEAHQARFTRLKVFRTLISKIEQEAQRRSKQLAEPPSPMPEPREDELLRPTILDRVDLTQSLERGQYEKELRGLQKALYELEHRCHLAQVPVVIVFEGWDAAGKGGVIKRLTRGLDPRGYEVVPIGPPTAEEKAHHYLWRFWRRLPKTGHITIFDRSWYGRVLVERVEGFCREEEWQRAFREINEFEKQLADFGTVVIKFWLHIDPDEQLRRFQARQSDPNKQWKITEEDWRNRSKWRQYEVAVTQMLERTSTTYAPWTVVEANCKLFARIKALRTVKERLEAAVS; encoded by the coding sequence ATGTTGGAATTGGTCGATCCCTGTCAGAAGGTGAAAAAGCAAGAATACAAGAACGTCTTTCCAACCCTCGAGCAAAAGCTGGCGGCATGTCAGCGGGCGGCCAGGGCGGCTGGCATACCCGTGATCATCGTGTTTGAAGGGTGGCATGCTGCCGGCAAGGGGATGGTTATCAATAGTCTGGCCCAGGTGCTGGATCCTCGCGGATTTCGTGTCCATCTGACTCTCCCGCGTAACGAAGAAGAGAAACGGCACCCATGGATGTGGCGATTCTGGAATAGGATTCCCGGGGCGGGCGAGATTGCTATTTTCGACCATTCCTGGTATCAGCGCGTGCTCGACGATTTTGCGGAGGGGCGGATTTCTAAAAAAGAGTTCCGTCAGGCGATTGCCGATATTTTGGAATTCGAAAGGCAACTCGCGGATGCGGGAACATTAATCGTCAAGTTCTGGCTCCACATTGACCCGCGGGTGCAGAAAAAACGCTTGAAAGCCCTCGCTTCCTCTCCAGCCACCCGTTGGAAAGTCTCCCCAGAACAGTGGAAACAGAACAAGAAGTACAAGAAATGGTTCAACCTGGCGAACCAGGTGCTCGAAGCCACCAGTACATTCCAGAACCCTTGGCAGATCGTGGAAGCTCATCAGGCCCGTTTTACTCGCCTGAAGGTGTTCCGCACGCTCATTTCGAAGATCGAGCAGGAGGCTCAGCGACGTTCGAAACAGCTCGCGGAGCCTCCGTCTCCCATGCCAGAACCGCGAGAAGACGAGCTTCTCCGTCCCACGATTCTCGATCGAGTGGACCTTACTCAGTCACTGGAGCGCGGGCAATATGAGAAGGAATTGAGAGGGCTCCAAAAGGCCCTTTACGAGCTTGAGCATCGCTGCCATTTGGCACAGGTGCCGGTGGTCATTGTTTTTGAAGGGTGGGATGCGGCGGGAAAAGGCGGAGTGATCAAGCGACTGACGCGGGGCCTTGATCCGCGAGGTTATGAAGTGGTACCCATTGGGCCACCGACCGCCGAAGAAAAGGCTCATCACTATCTGTGGCGGTTCTGGCGACGGCTGCCGAAAACGGGCCATATCACGATTTTTGATCGCTCGTGGTACGGGCGGGTGCTGGTGGAGCGGGTAGAAGGTTTCTGTCGGGAGGAGGAATGGCAGCGGGCATTTCGGGAAATCAACGAATTCGAAAAACAGCTTGCCGACTTCGGAACCGTGGTCATCAAGTTCTGGCTGCACATCGACCCTGATGAACAACTTCGCCGATTCCAGGCCCGTCAAAGCGATCCTAACAAGCAGTGGAAAATCACTGAGGAAGACTGGCGGAATCGCAGTAAGTGGCGACAGTACGAGGTGGCCGTAACTCAAATGCTGGAACGCACCAGCACCACGTATGCTCCCTGGACGGTGGTGGAAGCAAATTGCAAGCTTTTTGCCAGAATTAAGGCGCTCAGGACTGTCAAGGAGCGTCTTGAAGCTGCCGTCTCCTGA
- a CDS encoding NupC/NupG family nucleoside CNT transporter: MNRLIPVAGVLVILFVAWLFSENRRVMNWRLILSGLFLQWIIAFIFLRTDIGQGAFFASRLLIERLQYCVDQGTGFVFGPEAKHHQVAFVVLPLIIFVSSLTAILFHLGILQLLVKAMAKIMVWVMDVSGTESLAAAANVYVGMTEAPLVIRPYLESMTRSELMAMMSSGMATIAGTVMAAYVAMGVDAGHIVTASLISAPAALVVAKIMVPETEISPTKGVVRVEIPRQDTNILDAACRGASEGLTLTLNVAAMLIAFISLITFANWLLSLPGNVGGEPLSLERLTGYLFAPFAFLMGVDPKDVSTVATLLGKRLILNEFIAYQELTTLKQTLAPRSFTIATYALCGFANLGSIGVMIGGIGKLIPGRRSELAQLGFRSMIAGTLACYLTACVAAILI; this comes from the coding sequence ATGAATCGGCTTATTCCCGTTGCGGGCGTGCTGGTCATCCTTTTTGTCGCATGGCTTTTCTCGGAGAATCGCCGGGTGATGAACTGGCGGTTGATTCTCAGCGGCCTGTTTTTGCAATGGATCATCGCCTTCATCTTTCTTCGCACCGACATCGGACAAGGGGCCTTTTTTGCCAGTCGCTTGCTCATCGAGCGCCTTCAGTATTGCGTGGATCAGGGAACGGGTTTCGTGTTCGGCCCGGAAGCAAAACACCACCAGGTAGCCTTCGTGGTCCTACCGCTGATCATCTTCGTGTCGTCCCTGACCGCCATTCTTTTTCACCTGGGAATTCTCCAACTCCTCGTTAAAGCCATGGCGAAAATCATGGTATGGGTCATGGACGTTTCTGGCACGGAATCTCTGGCGGCCGCCGCCAATGTCTATGTGGGAATGACAGAAGCTCCGCTGGTGATTCGGCCCTATCTGGAAAGTATGACCCGCTCGGAGTTGATGGCCATGATGAGCAGCGGAATGGCAACCATTGCGGGAACTGTCATGGCCGCTTATGTCGCCATGGGGGTAGATGCCGGGCATATTGTCACGGCATCTCTGATCTCTGCACCGGCAGCGCTTGTGGTCGCGAAAATCATGGTCCCCGAAACCGAGATTTCGCCGACCAAAGGGGTGGTTCGCGTGGAGATCCCCAGGCAGGACACCAACATCCTGGATGCCGCCTGCCGCGGTGCTAGCGAAGGTCTCACCCTGACCCTCAACGTGGCCGCCATGCTTATCGCGTTTATCTCTCTGATCACCTTTGCTAACTGGCTCCTTAGCCTGCCGGGAAACGTGGGTGGGGAACCCCTCAGTTTAGAGAGATTGACCGGCTATCTCTTCGCTCCGTTTGCTTTTCTCATGGGGGTCGACCCAAAAGACGTGTCGACCGTGGCAACACTCCTGGGGAAGCGACTCATTCTCAATGAGTTTATTGCTTATCAGGAACTCACCACTCTCAAACAGACTTTGGCACCACGCTCCTTCACGATTGCGACATACGCTCTCTGCGGCTTTGCCAATCTCGGATCGATTGGCGTGATGATTGGCGGGATTGGCAAGCTCATCCCTGGGCGGCGGTCAGAACTCGCCCAACTGGGATTCCGTTCCATGATCGCCGGTACTCTGGCGTGTTATCTGACAGCGTGTGTCGCGGCGATCCTTATTTGA
- a CDS encoding MTH1187 family thiamine-binding protein, which translates to MVLLEFSIYPLDKGESLSAYVARCVEIVHTSGLKYQCHAMGTIIEGEYDQVMEVVRKCFEALQKDCNRIECIMKLDYRKGYQDRISGKVRSIEEKLGHVVQK; encoded by the coding sequence ATGGTTCTGCTGGAATTCAGTATCTACCCGCTGGATAAGGGGGAAAGCTTGAGCGCGTATGTCGCGCGATGCGTGGAGATTGTGCACACCAGCGGTTTGAAATATCAGTGCCACGCGATGGGCACCATCATCGAGGGAGAGTACGACCAGGTCATGGAAGTGGTACGCAAGTGCTTCGAAGCCCTTCAAAAGGACTGTAATCGCATCGAATGCATCATGAAGCTGGATTATCGCAAGGGATATCAGGACAGAATCTCCGGAAAGGTTCGCAGCATTGAAGAAAAACTTGGGCACGTTGTACAAAAATGA
- a CDS encoding FAD-binding oxidoreductase, producing MQDLSPRQKALREITSRLGRENVLVHPADRLVYECDGYTLVKCMPQAVVFPRNTRDVQQVVRICRQYGVPLVARGAGTGLAGGATPIDEAIVVSLARMNRILAIDLVNRRIQVEAGVINLELSQRLAGTGYQFAPDPSSQVACTLGGNIATNAGGPHTLKYGVTVNHVLGLECVTGEGEVLVVEPRWDPGDLDWIGVLTGSEGTLAIVTSAWLKLIPAYQEFITLRATFSRIEDACLAVSRIIGAGITPAAMELMDQGILQAVEEAFHFGFPTDVEAVLIVELDGVGPAIAAQAERVAAFCRECGAGEVLSASDAAERARLWQCRKSAVGAVGRLSPAYFIQDGVVPRTKLPEVATRVKEIARRWNVRVVNVAHAGDGNIHPIFLYDPKNPDEVKRTVSASHEILAACIHLGGSITAEHGVGLEKRDFMEQLYPPEVLQAMRALKSVFDPDAILSPGKVIPRDGQEKSAIVEGEKNA from the coding sequence ATGCAAGACCTCTCTCCACGTCAGAAAGCTCTTCGCGAAATCACGTCGCGACTTGGGCGTGAGAATGTCCTGGTCCACCCCGCTGACCGACTGGTTTACGAATGTGACGGCTACACTCTCGTCAAGTGCATGCCCCAGGCTGTGGTATTCCCGCGGAACACGCGCGATGTGCAGCAGGTGGTTCGTATATGTCGGCAATATGGAGTCCCGTTGGTGGCGCGAGGTGCGGGAACTGGGCTGGCCGGCGGTGCCACGCCGATAGATGAGGCGATCGTTGTCAGTCTGGCCCGGATGAACCGAATCCTTGCAATTGATCTTGTCAACCGGCGGATCCAAGTAGAAGCCGGGGTCATCAATCTCGAACTGTCGCAACGTCTCGCGGGGACGGGCTACCAATTTGCTCCAGACCCATCCAGCCAGGTGGCGTGCACCCTGGGGGGAAATATCGCCACCAATGCGGGCGGACCCCATACGCTGAAATATGGTGTGACGGTCAACCATGTTCTGGGACTGGAGTGCGTCACTGGTGAGGGAGAGGTACTTGTGGTGGAGCCGAGGTGGGACCCGGGTGATCTTGATTGGATTGGGGTGCTGACCGGTAGTGAGGGCACCTTGGCGATTGTGACCAGTGCCTGGTTGAAGTTGATCCCCGCTTATCAAGAGTTCATCACACTCCGTGCGACCTTTTCGCGAATTGAAGATGCCTGTCTCGCGGTCAGTCGAATCATCGGTGCCGGCATCACTCCGGCGGCAATGGAACTCATGGATCAGGGGATCCTTCAGGCCGTTGAAGAGGCCTTTCATTTCGGTTTTCCCACCGATGTCGAAGCAGTGCTGATTGTGGAACTCGACGGAGTGGGACCAGCCATTGCAGCCCAGGCGGAGCGGGTTGCGGCGTTTTGCCGGGAGTGTGGTGCCGGGGAAGTCCTGAGTGCCTCCGACGCAGCGGAGAGGGCTCGCCTGTGGCAGTGTCGTAAATCGGCTGTGGGAGCGGTAGGACGGCTCAGCCCCGCGTACTTTATCCAGGATGGGGTCGTCCCGCGGACCAAATTGCCTGAGGTGGCCACCCGTGTGAAGGAAATCGCACGTCGCTGGAATGTTCGCGTGGTCAATGTGGCTCATGCCGGGGACGGTAATATTCACCCCATTTTTCTTTACGATCCGAAAAATCCAGATGAAGTGAAACGAACGGTGTCCGCGAGTCATGAAATCCTTGCTGCCTGTATTCATCTGGGCGGAAGTATTACCGCGGAACACGGCGTGGGATTGGAGAAACGCGACTTCATGGAGCAACTGTATCCGCCGGAAGTATTGCAGGCGATGAGAGCACTCAAGAGTGTCTTTGATCCCGATGCCATCCTGTCACCCGGTAAAGTAATTCCGCGGGACGGTCAGGAGAAGTCCGCCATCGTCGAGGGTGAGAAGAACGCATGA
- a CDS encoding FAD-binding oxidoreductase, giving the protein MISTSESFLQNWLPIEAAQEVATSQEMSQVVREASRRGRAVYTVGSGFRARWGSRPEKSGLAISCAPMNGIIDYQPTELTLTAEAGVTIAQLEATLSASGQWIPGLSGLPGGLQLGGLLASPFPRLRDWRWGRLAEAVLGLEVITGEGTRLVLGGSVVKNAAGYRLLRLFLGSWGSLAIITRATLMTRPRPEVSEFFTVGMRRATFCETFLQRLAALPLPCLSDVMICEQTCLIDSNLDLDLAEELGRRWIAATFLLEGDRLEVDLARDALTSLAGQQGWKVIPTSRISDTAFESKLTTGGDAVCQISGLPEQMAVITAHIKEVFPGAIWWGYLFSGQVLLVDAAKEFTIEKVKALRTKIEEKRACLVVLRTPANPDWPSSVVWGLPHPRHVYVQRWKDICDPAHILNPGRYVFT; this is encoded by the coding sequence ATGATTTCGACATCCGAGAGCTTTCTCCAAAACTGGCTGCCGATCGAGGCCGCGCAGGAGGTTGCCACCTCCCAGGAAATGAGTCAGGTAGTGCGCGAAGCATCGCGCCGTGGCCGAGCTGTTTACACGGTGGGAAGTGGCTTCCGGGCCAGGTGGGGAAGCCGTCCTGAAAAGAGTGGGTTGGCAATTTCATGCGCTCCTATGAACGGAATCATCGATTACCAGCCCACGGAGTTGACATTGACCGCAGAGGCGGGAGTCACCATTGCCCAGCTCGAAGCGACGCTGTCCGCCTCCGGGCAATGGATTCCCGGGTTGAGTGGATTGCCGGGCGGCCTCCAATTGGGCGGGCTTCTGGCCAGCCCATTTCCTCGCCTTCGCGATTGGCGGTGGGGCCGACTGGCAGAAGCCGTTCTGGGCCTTGAAGTGATCACTGGTGAAGGAACACGTCTGGTCCTGGGCGGTTCTGTTGTCAAGAATGCTGCTGGGTATCGACTCTTGCGTTTATTTCTCGGAAGCTGGGGGAGCTTGGCGATCATCACGCGGGCCACGCTCATGACCCGGCCCCGGCCCGAGGTCTCCGAATTTTTCACGGTGGGAATGCGGCGTGCTACTTTTTGTGAGACGTTTCTCCAACGTCTCGCTGCCCTGCCCTTGCCGTGTCTGTCGGATGTCATGATCTGTGAACAAACCTGTTTGATCGACTCCAATCTCGACTTAGACCTTGCAGAAGAATTGGGACGCCGCTGGATTGCGGCGACTTTTCTGCTGGAAGGCGACCGACTGGAGGTAGACCTGGCACGAGATGCCCTGACCTCCTTGGCAGGCCAGCAGGGTTGGAAGGTGATTCCCACTTCCAGGATCAGTGACACCGCGTTTGAGAGTAAGCTGACGACCGGTGGTGACGCTGTTTGTCAGATCAGCGGGTTGCCAGAACAAATGGCCGTGATAACGGCGCACATCAAAGAGGTGTTTCCTGGGGCGATTTGGTGGGGCTACCTTTTCAGTGGACAGGTTCTCCTCGTTGATGCTGCTAAGGAATTCACCATCGAGAAAGTCAAGGCGCTGAGAACCAAGATCGAGGAGAAGAGGGCTTGTCTGGTGGTTCTCCGGACGCCAGCCAATCCTGATTGGCCCTCGTCGGTCGTGTGGGGGTTGCCCCATCCGCGACATGTGTATGTCCAGCGATGGAAAGACATCTGCGATCCGGCCCATATTCTCAACCCGGGTCGATACGTATTCACATAA
- a CDS encoding (Fe-S)-binding protein yields the protein MAVQVHEHSMEEIHRCVHCGLCTSACPTFVELRQEADSPRGRIYLMHAILEKQLSIDRKTVQHIELCLDCRACETACPSGVRYSRILEPVRLSLINKRAVSLTWGERFFLFHVFPYSRRVRAALWPVRLLQRLGAYHGLERMGLFRVLPGILGKMASLVNPHVPGQKRLPDFLPGKGRRRARVALFVGCVGDAMFRHIHWATLRVLQENGCDVLVPRGQGCCGAIHYHAGDDRGAKKLAEQNVRSFPVRDLDAVIVNHAGCGAMLKEYPQYWADGDRERYAEFSGKVRDICEFLDDLGIKAPENPLPLRVTYHDACHLAHAQQIRRQPRALLSKIPGLELVPLYESELCCGSAGSYNLLQDAMAMRLVKRKVDRILETGAQGVAAANAGCLLHIGREVRRRRLRLLLAHPVELLDWSYRGVTPPQPGFDVEYRL from the coding sequence ATGGCGGTGCAAGTGCACGAACATTCGATGGAGGAGATTCACCGGTGCGTCCATTGTGGACTGTGCACCTCGGCGTGTCCTACATTTGTGGAGTTACGTCAGGAGGCCGACAGTCCTCGCGGACGCATCTACTTGATGCACGCGATCCTGGAGAAACAGCTATCGATCGATCGAAAAACTGTTCAACACATTGAACTGTGCCTGGATTGTCGCGCCTGTGAGACTGCGTGCCCGTCGGGAGTGAGATATAGCCGCATCCTCGAACCCGTGCGTCTGTCCCTAATCAACAAGCGGGCGGTTTCCCTGACGTGGGGTGAGAGGTTCTTTCTCTTTCACGTCTTTCCCTATTCGCGAAGAGTTCGCGCGGCTCTATGGCCGGTCAGACTGTTACAGCGATTGGGAGCCTACCATGGCCTGGAACGAATGGGACTTTTTCGCGTGCTCCCCGGCATTCTGGGGAAAATGGCCAGCCTTGTGAATCCTCACGTACCGGGACAAAAGCGTCTGCCAGATTTTCTTCCTGGGAAAGGACGTCGGCGGGCTCGCGTGGCCCTGTTTGTGGGGTGTGTGGGCGACGCAATGTTCCGGCACATTCACTGGGCGACACTCCGTGTGCTGCAGGAAAACGGTTGCGATGTGTTGGTACCCCGCGGTCAGGGATGTTGCGGAGCGATTCATTATCACGCTGGTGACGACCGTGGCGCCAAAAAATTGGCTGAGCAGAACGTCCGTAGTTTTCCTGTCCGTGACCTCGATGCGGTGATTGTCAATCATGCAGGCTGCGGCGCGATGCTCAAGGAATATCCCCAATACTGGGCAGATGGGGATCGTGAGCGATACGCAGAATTTAGCGGGAAAGTCCGCGATATCTGTGAGTTTCTTGACGACCTGGGAATCAAGGCCCCAGAAAACCCATTGCCTTTGCGAGTGACTTACCACGATGCGTGTCATCTTGCGCATGCGCAGCAAATTCGCCGACAACCCCGAGCGCTGCTTTCAAAAATTCCCGGGCTGGAGCTTGTACCGTTGTATGAAAGTGAGCTTTGCTGTGGTTCCGCAGGGAGCTATAACCTTCTGCAGGATGCGATGGCCATGCGATTGGTGAAGCGGAAGGTGGATCGCATCCTGGAAACAGGCGCTCAAGGCGTGGCAGCTGCCAATGCCGGTTGCCTTCTCCACATTGGTCGCGAGGTAAGACGGCGTCGGCTTCGCCTGCTTTTGGCACATCCGGTTGAGCTTCTGGACTGGAGTTACAGGGGAGTCACGCCCCCGCAGCCTGGCTTCGACGTGGAATACCGTCTCTAG
- a CDS encoding glycoside hydrolase family 88 protein, translating to MTLRPEEISKFQEALQFAEKQVAALVEKHPDFFPIYTVNGRWYHEGELWTDWTGGFLAGMMWQFYLRARDPKWWELATHYSRLLEHRKHDRNVHDLGFIFLNTYLPWYELTGDQALLDVLITAGRTLAMRFQPKGKYLCSFIGPHSLFIDIMMNVPLVIFAALKTGDQELLEIGLAHCRTTRDYLVRPDGSTAHEGLFDVETGQFLGQSTHQGLSPESCWARGLAWSMYGFSKVYALTNNPEFLEVAERNAEYWITHLPEDKIPYWDFHADLSQPPPWGRQKESSAAAIAASGLWDLAKQTRSPERGLVYRNIALVMLSALCDPEYLAIETPGWEGILKHGVYHTRKNLGVDESVMWGDYFFVEGLTKVLTAEGNNS from the coding sequence ATGACTCTCAGGCCGGAAGAAATCAGCAAGTTTCAGGAGGCCCTTCAGTTCGCCGAAAAACAGGTGGCCGCCCTGGTCGAAAAACATCCTGACTTCTTCCCCATCTACACGGTCAACGGCCGATGGTATCACGAAGGCGAACTGTGGACGGACTGGACCGGCGGCTTCCTGGCTGGAATGATGTGGCAGTTCTATCTGCGTGCGCGAGACCCTAAATGGTGGGAACTGGCAACGCACTATTCACGTCTGCTCGAGCATCGCAAACACGATCGCAATGTTCATGACTTGGGATTCATCTTTCTCAACACGTATCTTCCATGGTACGAACTGACCGGCGATCAGGCCTTGCTCGATGTCCTCATCACCGCTGGCCGCACACTTGCCATGCGGTTTCAACCCAAAGGAAAGTATCTCTGCTCTTTTATTGGCCCACACAGTCTGTTCATCGACATTATGATGAACGTCCCTCTGGTGATCTTCGCGGCTCTAAAAACGGGTGATCAAGAGTTGCTGGAGATCGGCCTGGCCCATTGCCGGACTACCCGCGATTACCTGGTACGCCCGGATGGTTCCACCGCCCATGAGGGACTTTTCGACGTGGAAACCGGGCAATTTCTTGGCCAGAGCACCCATCAGGGCCTTAGCCCCGAGAGCTGCTGGGCGCGTGGCCTGGCGTGGTCGATGTATGGATTCAGCAAGGTTTACGCCCTGACGAACAACCCCGAGTTTCTGGAAGTGGCGGAACGTAACGCTGAGTATTGGATCACCCATCTTCCCGAGGACAAGATCCCATACTGGGATTTTCACGCTGATCTGTCGCAGCCCCCGCCGTGGGGTCGGCAAAAAGAAAGCTCGGCAGCCGCCATCGCAGCCAGTGGTCTGTGGGATCTGGCAAAACAGACCCGATCTCCCGAACGTGGGCTTGTCTACCGCAACATAGCCCTTGTGATGTTATCCGCTCTGTGCGACCCCGAATACCTCGCCATTGAAACCCCGGGTTGGGAAGGCATCCTCAAACACGGCGTGTATCACACGCGAAAGAACCTTGGCGTGGACGAATCCGTCATGTGGGGAGACTACTTCTTCGTGGAGGGGCTGACCAAGGTCCTGACAGCCGAGGGGAATAACAGCTAG
- a CDS encoding alpha-L-arabinofuranosidase C-terminal domain-containing protein, whose product MSRATTRRHTTNSLLAAIATVGLLTACGGGHAQEARVTIDASQTAAPISKYIYGQFIEHLGRCIYGGIWAEMLVDRKFFYPVGSKESPWTVIGPEGSVTMDRHQPFVGVHSPRVALRGDGTVAGIAHGGLGVLAGKEYVGYIWVKGAPEAAPITVRLVSGNNPGNAGEMDIPEVGSDYRKVTFRFRPAESTDDARLEIVSKGRGYFYVGTVSLMPADNIHGMRADTIALLKELDSPIYRWPGGNFVSGYDWRDGIGDRDKRPPRKNPAWQGIDSNDFGIDEFMTFCRIVNTEPLVVVNTGLGDVEMALQELEYANGSVETKMGQLRAKNGHPEPYRVKYWGIGNEMYGNWQLGHMPLEEYVKKHNEFVAAMRKLDPTIVAIAVGNVGPWTEGMFRHCADFIDLMSEHFYVGAKKDLLEHVEQAARRVREIADAHRRYRKEILGGKAIPVALDEWNYWYGEHLYGELGTRYFLRDGLGVAKALNEYARNTDVYFMANYAQTVNVIGAIKTTKTAASFETTGLVLALYRKHFGQVPVATTCSNSVLDVQAALSEAKDAVVLAVVNPTAERQHLILQSTAVKLESPGRAWEIAGDDPMLFNEPGKPPRVSIVEREIPDAGKVEVAPYSVTLIRFPAKR is encoded by the coding sequence ATGAGCCGTGCCACCACACGCCGTCACACCACAAACTCTTTGCTTGCGGCGATTGCAACCGTTGGCCTACTCACTGCCTGTGGAGGTGGGCATGCACAAGAGGCTCGCGTGACGATTGATGCATCTCAAACGGCTGCCCCCATTTCCAAATACATCTACGGGCAGTTCATCGAGCACCTGGGCCGGTGTATTTACGGCGGGATTTGGGCGGAAATGCTCGTCGACAGGAAATTCTTCTATCCTGTCGGTAGCAAGGAATCCCCGTGGACGGTCATTGGGCCAGAAGGGAGCGTAACAATGGATCGTCATCAGCCCTTTGTGGGGGTGCATTCACCGCGAGTCGCGTTGAGGGGCGATGGCACCGTCGCGGGCATCGCTCATGGCGGTTTAGGCGTTCTCGCTGGGAAAGAGTACGTCGGTTACATATGGGTGAAAGGCGCTCCGGAAGCAGCCCCAATCACGGTGAGACTGGTGTCGGGAAATAATCCTGGCAATGCGGGCGAGATGGACATCCCCGAGGTGGGATCAGACTATCGGAAGGTGACTTTTCGTTTTCGGCCTGCAGAGTCTACTGACGATGCCCGGCTGGAAATCGTGTCCAAAGGTAGAGGCTACTTTTATGTGGGGACAGTTTCCCTGATGCCGGCCGACAACATTCATGGCATGCGGGCGGACACCATTGCTCTGCTAAAAGAGCTGGACTCTCCCATCTATCGCTGGCCGGGTGGCAACTTCGTGAGCGGTTACGACTGGCGGGACGGAATCGGCGACCGCGATAAGCGCCCGCCGCGCAAAAACCCTGCCTGGCAGGGAATTGATTCGAACGATTTCGGAATCGATGAATTCATGACGTTCTGCCGGATTGTCAATACCGAGCCGCTGGTAGTGGTGAACACGGGGCTTGGGGATGTGGAGATGGCTCTCCAGGAGCTGGAATACGCCAATGGCTCTGTTGAGACAAAAATGGGGCAGCTACGGGCCAAAAACGGTCACCCCGAGCCCTATCGTGTCAAATACTGGGGCATCGGAAACGAAATGTACGGTAACTGGCAGCTTGGACACATGCCTTTGGAGGAGTACGTCAAAAAGCATAACGAGTTTGTTGCCGCAATGCGGAAGCTCGACCCCACAATTGTGGCCATTGCGGTTGGTAATGTTGGACCATGGACTGAGGGAATGTTCCGCCACTGTGCGGACTTTATCGACCTGATGAGTGAACATTTTTACGTCGGGGCAAAAAAGGATTTGCTGGAGCACGTCGAGCAGGCCGCACGTCGTGTGCGCGAGATCGCCGACGCCCATCGCCGCTATCGGAAAGAAATCCTGGGCGGCAAGGCCATTCCTGTTGCGCTCGATGAGTGGAACTACTGGTACGGAGAGCATCTCTACGGCGAGCTGGGAACGCGGTATTTCCTCCGCGATGGCCTTGGAGTCGCGAAGGCTCTCAATGAGTATGCTCGTAACACGGATGTCTATTTCATGGCCAATTATGCCCAAACCGTGAATGTGATCGGAGCGATCAAGACGACGAAAACGGCCGCCAGCTTCGAGACCACCGGGCTCGTCCTGGCCCTGTATCGAAAGCACTTCGGGCAAGTCCCCGTCGCCACCACATGTTCCAACTCCGTCCTCGATGTCCAGGCCGCTCTGAGTGAGGCAAAGGACGCGGTGGTGCTTGCCGTGGTCAATCCGACTGCCGAACGGCAGCACCTGATCCTGCAATCCACCGCGGTAAAGCTGGAATCGCCCGGCCGTGCATGGGAAATTGCCGGGGATGATCCGATGCTTTTCAATGAGCCGGGAAAGCCTCCGCGTGTCAGCATTGTGGAAAGAGAAATTCCCGACGCGGGGAAGGTTGAAGTGGCACCCTACAGCGTCACGCTGATTCGTTTTCCCGCTAAACGCTGA